From the genome of Acidobacteriota bacterium, one region includes:
- a CDS encoding efflux RND transporter permease subunit — MTIGLVERLTAWALERRAFVLVCVAALAATGLLAWRDLPVEAFPDLTNNQVVVVTQTPELAAPEVEQRVTYPIETALMGTPGAEEVRSISKFGLSMVTVVFDDSVPVYLARQLVTERVNEARSRIPPGAEPTLGPVATAFGEIYQYLVEGDDASVMARKTLHDWSVRNRLRAVRGVSEINSWGGLTEQYHVIVDPRRLERYGVSPARVIEALAANNASFSGGFIEHRSERTTVRGEGLLTSHADVGAVVVSAVDGVPVLVRDVADVRSGPMPRQGAVTRDGRGETVAGMVIMLKGENGRDVGARAMLRIEEIQQSLPAGVTLTPFYDQTAVIDRTAATVRRNLLEGSLLVVAVLFFFLRDVRASLIVAAVIPLSLLCGFIGMRIFGVSANLMSLGAIDFGLIVDGAVVMMENVVRRRGEGRSDRSAAMEVARPILFGVLIIIAVYLPIFTLEGLEGKMFRPMAITVCSAVFGALLLALTAVPAASSLLLKATAHHEEPGWFLRLRDRYVTYLTGAMRHRARTIAVAVATASIAIGSLWFIGTEFMPRLDEGAILIETRRLPSVSLEESVDISTRVERAVLAFPEVSQVVTKIGRPDLATEAMGIYQGDVYVNLHPEDEWTTGRDKAGLIDALAASLGEMPGLDVNFTQPMAMRLDEVVSGVKADVAVKIFGDDDATLERLAAQVRRVLSEVRGVADLQVEILSGASQLQIVIDRDAIARYGLDVAAVQQVLAVAIGGHEATDVLDGPRRIPVVVRFPADTRANEDAIAGLILTAPGGEKVPLSRVARLTRTSTPEAIAHEDGQRRLVVQCNVRGRDIGSFVADAQSRLASVTLPAGYHVRWGGQFENQARAMARLAIVVPLSLAIILALLYVTFRTARHALLIILNVPFALVGGVAALWLRGLNLNLSASVGFIALFGVAVLNGVVLVSAVNQLRAEQVPLRDAILRGSASRLKAVLMTALVAALGFVPMALSHGAGAEVQRPLASVVIGGIITSTLLTLIVLPVVYEMIEGAFHETARRRG, encoded by the coding sequence GTGACGATCGGCCTCGTCGAACGCCTGACGGCGTGGGCGCTCGAGCGCCGCGCCTTCGTGCTGGTGTGCGTCGCGGCACTGGCAGCCACTGGCCTGCTGGCGTGGCGCGACCTGCCCGTCGAGGCGTTCCCGGACCTCACCAACAACCAGGTCGTGGTGGTGACGCAGACGCCCGAGCTCGCGGCACCGGAAGTCGAGCAGCGCGTCACCTACCCGATCGAGACGGCGCTCATGGGGACGCCCGGGGCCGAGGAGGTCCGCTCGATCTCCAAGTTCGGGCTGTCGATGGTCACCGTGGTATTCGACGATTCGGTGCCGGTGTACCTCGCACGCCAGCTCGTCACCGAGCGCGTGAACGAGGCGAGGAGCCGCATCCCTCCCGGCGCGGAACCCACGCTCGGCCCGGTGGCGACGGCCTTCGGCGAGATCTACCAGTACCTCGTCGAGGGAGACGATGCGTCGGTGATGGCGCGCAAGACGCTGCACGACTGGTCCGTGCGCAATCGCCTGCGCGCCGTACGCGGCGTAAGCGAGATCAATTCCTGGGGCGGGCTCACCGAGCAGTATCACGTGATCGTCGATCCGCGGCGCCTGGAACGGTACGGCGTAAGTCCGGCGCGCGTGATCGAGGCGCTGGCCGCCAACAACGCGTCGTTCAGCGGCGGCTTCATCGAGCATCGATCCGAGCGGACCACCGTCCGCGGCGAGGGGCTGCTGACCAGTCACGCCGACGTCGGCGCCGTCGTAGTGTCGGCCGTCGACGGCGTGCCCGTGCTCGTGCGCGACGTCGCCGACGTGCGCTCAGGCCCGATGCCGCGCCAGGGCGCCGTGACGCGCGACGGCCGCGGCGAGACGGTGGCCGGCATGGTCATCATGCTGAAAGGCGAGAACGGCCGCGACGTCGGTGCGCGGGCGATGCTCCGTATCGAGGAAATCCAGCAGTCGCTGCCGGCCGGCGTGACGCTGACGCCGTTCTACGACCAGACGGCGGTCATCGATCGCACGGCGGCGACGGTGCGGCGGAACCTGCTCGAAGGATCGCTGCTCGTCGTGGCGGTGCTGTTCTTCTTCCTGCGCGACGTCCGCGCGTCGCTCATCGTCGCCGCCGTCATCCCGCTATCGCTTCTGTGCGGCTTCATCGGCATGCGCATCTTCGGCGTCTCGGCCAACCTCATGTCGCTCGGGGCGATCGACTTCGGCCTCATCGTGGATGGTGCCGTGGTGATGATGGAGAACGTCGTCAGGCGCCGCGGCGAGGGCAGGAGTGACAGGTCCGCCGCGATGGAAGTGGCGCGGCCGATCCTCTTCGGCGTGCTCATCATCATCGCTGTGTATCTGCCGATCTTCACGCTCGAAGGTCTCGAGGGGAAGATGTTCCGCCCGATGGCGATCACCGTGTGCTCGGCCGTCTTCGGTGCGCTGCTGTTGGCGCTCACGGCAGTGCCCGCCGCCTCGTCGCTCCTGCTGAAGGCCACCGCACACCACGAAGAGCCGGGGTGGTTCCTGCGCCTGCGCGACAGGTACGTGACATACCTGACCGGCGCGATGCGTCATCGTGCGCGTACGATCGCGGTGGCCGTCGCCACGGCGTCGATCGCGATCGGATCGCTGTGGTTCATCGGCACCGAGTTCATGCCCCGCCTCGACGAGGGCGCGATCCTGATCGAGACGCGCCGGCTGCCGTCGGTGTCGCTCGAGGAGTCGGTGGACATCTCGACGCGCGTCGAGCGCGCGGTGCTCGCCTTTCCGGAGGTCTCGCAGGTCGTCACGAAGATCGGTCGCCCCGATCTCGCGACGGAAGCGATGGGCATCTACCAGGGCGACGTCTACGTCAACCTGCATCCCGAAGACGAGTGGACGACGGGCAGGGACAAGGCGGGGCTGATCGACGCGCTGGCGGCCTCGCTCGGCGAGATGCCCGGCCTCGACGTGAACTTCACGCAGCCGATGGCGATGCGCCTCGACGAGGTCGTCTCCGGCGTGAAGGCCGACGTGGCGGTGAAGATCTTCGGCGACGACGACGCCACGCTCGAACGGCTCGCGGCGCAGGTGCGGAGGGTACTGAGTGAGGTGCGCGGCGTCGCGGATCTCCAGGTGGAGATCCTGTCTGGCGCGTCGCAGCTCCAGATCGTCATCGACAGGGACGCCATCGCGCGATACGGCCTCGATGTCGCCGCCGTGCAGCAGGTGCTGGCCGTGGCAATCGGCGGCCACGAGGCCACCGACGTTCTCGACGGGCCGCGCCGCATCCCCGTCGTCGTGCGCTTCCCCGCAGACACGCGGGCGAACGAGGACGCCATCGCGGGCCTGATCCTGACGGCACCCGGTGGCGAGAAGGTGCCGCTCTCGCGCGTGGCGCGTCTCACGCGCACGAGCACGCCGGAAGCCATCGCCCACGAAGACGGGCAGCGCCGGCTGGTGGTGCAGTGCAACGTCCGCGGCCGCGACATCGGCAGTTTCGTGGCCGACGCGCAGAGCCGGCTTGCGTCGGTCACGCTGCCCGCCGGATACCATGTCCGCTGGGGCGGACAGTTCGAGAACCAGGCGCGCGCGATGGCGCGGCTGGCGATCGTGGTGCCGCTGTCGCTCGCGATCATCCTCGCGCTGCTGTACGTCACGTTCCGCACGGCACGCCACGCGCTGCTCATCATCCTCAACGTACCATTCGCGCTCGTGGGCGGCGTGGCGGCGCTGTGGCTGCGGGGGCTCAATCTGAATCTGTCGGCGTCTGTCGGCTTCATCGCGCTCTTCGGCGTGGCCGTGCTCAACGGCGTGGTCCTGGTCTCGGCCGTCAACCAGCTCAGGGCCGAGCAGGTGCCGCTGCGCGACGCGATCCTGCGCGGATCGGCGTCGCGACTGAAGGCCGTCCTGATGACGGCTCTCGTGGCGGCGCTCGGCTTCGTCCCGATGGCGCTCTCGCACGGCGCGGGGGCCGAGGTGCAGCGGCCGCTCGCCTCGGTGGTGATCGGAGGCATCATCACCTCGACGCTGCTCACGCTGATCGTGCTGCCAGTCGTGTATGAAATGATCGAGGGTGCGTTCCATGAGACTGCTCGTCGTCGAGGATGA